A window of Fimbriimonadaceae bacterium contains these coding sequences:
- a CDS encoding cation:proton antiporter, whose amino-acid sequence MTGWGLLLDLVATLAAAFLLGALMERFRQSAVLGYIAAGVVLGPGVAGVVRESGAVHSLAEIGVALLLFSIGLEFSWKGMLKMGRIALVGGSIQIVLTGSVAFGLAVAFGLDPVGAIAIGAVVALSSTAVVVRALRERNALDASYGRAAIGILLVQDVALVPLVLLVNTLGTEVPGLTIRASLPVLINLGIVVLSFGLVLLLLLPRALLSRAMTRNRELPILLAITTCIAAAYGAHAVGVSPSLGAFVAGMLLGESAFADQIRVDVLPLRTLFVTLFFASVGMLADPAWIVAHPLQVLGVAGLVLVGKATIGFLAVRASGLTIVNAMATGLALAQVGELSFVLLQLAASKGVLEPDTVQVLTSASVATLLASPTLVATAPGVARRLAVRLFSPRRLAVEERHGPRTARSGHVVLVGFGEAGESASRVLSDAGVAVFVLELNPALVRRAESQGLTARIGDATHPDILEGASIRSAETLVVALPDGPVAKLVISEARRRAPHLRIVARSRYHQLVDDLRASGATVVVDEEFVMGRELGNATLERQAAQEDEDDPGVSLR is encoded by the coding sequence ATGACTGGCTGGGGACTTCTGCTCGATCTTGTCGCGACGCTTGCCGCGGCGTTCCTTTTGGGGGCGCTGATGGAGCGGTTTCGACAGAGTGCCGTGCTGGGGTACATCGCCGCCGGCGTGGTCTTGGGCCCCGGCGTCGCGGGCGTGGTGCGCGAATCGGGAGCCGTGCACTCGCTGGCGGAGATCGGGGTGGCGTTGCTCCTCTTCTCGATCGGCCTTGAGTTCTCCTGGAAGGGCATGCTGAAGATGGGGCGCATCGCCCTGGTGGGCGGTTCGATTCAGATCGTGCTGACCGGGAGCGTGGCGTTCGGGTTGGCGGTGGCGTTCGGCCTGGACCCGGTGGGTGCGATCGCCATCGGGGCCGTCGTTGCCCTGAGCAGCACCGCGGTCGTCGTGCGGGCGCTGCGCGAAAGGAACGCCCTTGACGCGTCGTATGGGCGGGCTGCGATCGGCATTCTGCTTGTCCAAGACGTCGCGCTCGTGCCGCTGGTGCTTCTTGTGAACACGTTGGGCACCGAAGTGCCGGGCCTGACGATCCGGGCCAGCCTTCCGGTGCTGATCAACCTCGGCATCGTCGTGCTCTCCTTCGGTCTGGTGTTGCTTCTGCTGTTGCCTCGCGCCCTGCTTTCCAGGGCCATGACGCGGAACCGGGAACTGCCGATCCTCTTGGCGATCACGACGTGCATCGCCGCGGCCTACGGAGCGCATGCGGTCGGCGTGTCCCCGTCGTTGGGGGCGTTTGTCGCCGGCATGTTGCTCGGCGAGTCGGCGTTCGCCGACCAGATCCGCGTCGACGTGCTGCCGTTGCGGACGCTGTTCGTCACGCTCTTCTTCGCTTCGGTGGGCATGCTCGCGGACCCGGCGTGGATCGTGGCCCACCCGCTCCAGGTGCTCGGCGTCGCGGGCCTGGTCCTTGTGGGAAAGGCGACCATCGGCTTTCTCGCGGTGCGAGCCTCGGGGCTCACGATCGTCAATGCGATGGCCACGGGCTTGGCGCTCGCCCAGGTCGGGGAGTTGTCGTTCGTGCTGCTCCAGTTGGCGGCCAGCAAGGGAGTTCTCGAGCCCGACACGGTGCAGGTGCTCACTTCGGCCTCCGTCGCGACCCTGCTCGCCTCTCCGACGCTCGTCGCCACGGCGCCCGGCGTGGCGCGGAGGCTGGCCGTGCGGCTCTTCTCCCCAAGGCGCCTGGCGGTCGAGGAACGCCACGGTCCCAGGACGGCGCGCAGCGGCCACGTGGTCCTCGTCGGTTTCGGCGAGGCGGGGGAGTCGGCCTCGCGGGTTCTGTCCGATGCGGGTGTGGCGGTGTTCGTGCTCGAACTGAATCCGGCGCTCGTGCGGCGCGCCGAATCGCAGGGCCTGACCGCGCGGATCGGCGACGCCACGCACCCGGACATCCTCGAAGGCGCATCGATCCGGTCGGCTGAGACGCTGGTTGTCGCTCTTCCCGACGGACCCGTCGCGAAGTTGGTGATCTCCGAAGCCCGCCGCCGGGCACCCCACCTGCGCATCGTCGCGCGCTCGCGATACCACCAACTCGTCGACGATCTGCGGGCTTCGGGCGCCACCGTCGTGGTGGACGAGGAGTTTGTGATGGGACGGGAACTCGGGAACGCGACGTTAGAGCGCCAAGCCGCGCAAGAGGACGAAGACGACCCGGGCGTCAGTCTGCGGTAA
- a CDS encoding beta-lactamase family protein, which produces MIDLQAADKVVEEAITDGAFPGACYAVGHLGSVSTRAFGRFMQCPESKPVQTDTVWDLASVSKVVGTTTAAMLMVDAGKLDLDAPVAQTLPEFGANGKEKVTVRNLLLHDSGLAAFHAYQRQFRKAAEVLDAIYADPLTYPTGTKTVYSDLGIITLAKVIERVSGSSLDSLLRDRVFGPLGMRDTMYNPPEPVRSRCAPTENVEPWRAEVRAMRGLEIRSTACPHPHAQDFIQGEVHDPNAMLLGGVAGHAGLFSTAGDLAVFLTMLLNGGRHADLQLIQPATVEKFTARVGEGSTRALGWDTKSAEGSSAGTKFSMRSFGHTGYTGTCVWTDPERKMFGILLSNRVHPTSENLKITQVRPKFFNAVAEAAEGEGEFHAEAQGR; this is translated from the coding sequence TTGATTGACCTACAGGCAGCAGACAAAGTCGTCGAAGAGGCGATCACCGACGGGGCGTTTCCCGGGGCGTGCTACGCGGTGGGCCACTTGGGCTCGGTTTCGACCCGGGCGTTCGGGCGATTCATGCAGTGCCCGGAATCCAAACCCGTCCAAACGGACACGGTTTGGGACCTTGCGTCGGTGTCCAAGGTCGTCGGCACGACGACGGCGGCCATGCTGATGGTTGATGCGGGCAAACTCGATCTCGACGCGCCCGTCGCGCAGACCCTCCCGGAATTCGGGGCGAACGGCAAGGAGAAGGTGACGGTCCGCAACTTGCTGCTGCACGACTCGGGGCTTGCCGCCTTCCACGCGTACCAGCGTCAGTTTCGCAAGGCCGCCGAGGTGCTCGACGCGATCTACGCCGATCCGCTGACGTACCCGACCGGCACGAAGACCGTTTACAGCGACCTGGGAATCATCACGCTCGCGAAGGTGATCGAGCGCGTGTCGGGCTCGAGTCTGGACAGCCTGTTGCGGGATCGCGTGTTCGGACCGCTTGGCATGCGCGACACGATGTACAACCCGCCGGAACCCGTGCGAAGCCGTTGCGCGCCCACCGAGAACGTCGAACCCTGGCGAGCGGAGGTTCGCGCGATGCGGGGTCTCGAGATCCGGTCCACCGCTTGCCCCCATCCGCACGCGCAGGATTTCATCCAGGGCGAGGTGCACGACCCGAACGCGATGTTGCTGGGGGGCGTTGCCGGCCATGCGGGGCTGTTCTCGACGGCGGGCGATCTTGCGGTGTTCCTGACGATGCTGCTGAACGGCGGTCGTCACGCCGACCTGCAGCTCATCCAACCCGCCACCGTCGAGAAATTCACCGCCCGCGTCGGGGAGGGAAGCACGCGGGCGCTCGGTTGGGACACGAAGTCGGCGGAGGGCTCCTCGGCAGGCACGAAGTTCTCGATGCGGTCGTTCGGCCACACGGGCTACACGGGCACGTGCGTGTGGACCGACCCCGAGCGCAAGATGTTTGGAATCCTGCTCTCCAACCGCGTGCACCCGACGAGCGAGAACCTGAAGATCACCCAGGTGCGGCCGAAGTTCTTCAACGCGGTCGCGGAGGCCGCGGAGGGGGAGGGGGAGTTTCACGCAGAGGCGCAGGGGCGCTGA
- a CDS encoding MFS transporter produces the protein MSVESETRPVEASDAEGHAKQNPWSYVPVLYFLQGVPVMIIQGMAGAMYTKLGVGTGPLGLWTSLLKLPWMLKPLWAPFVEVTSTKRRWIVGMQLLIALSLVAVAFTITQSWFFAGSIGVFFVTAFLSSTHDIAADGFYLLALDKKRQAFFVGIRSAAFRLGTLFATFGLVYIAGDLEERSGNIPHAWFVALLVGAGVYGVFAIVNALVMPHPPADLPGSERASEDRVPIVEAFVSFFRQERIVAILGFILFFRFGESMISTMAAPFLLKPVVEGGMGISTKAQGAIGGAVGVIALTIGGLLGGWVISKWGIKKSVWPMVLSLNLPNLAYIWLASVRPPSHIDATLASAPDNLALFSGAWFSYVGTVFSSAFTDPIGLVIAVDQFGYGFGLSAYLVYLMFVSQGSRYPTSNYAVATGLMALGALLAGSISGYLQEAMAIAHPGDGFLWFFIAVMFFTVPGMLVLFFIPMDRQDIKEAQIDID, from the coding sequence ATGAGTGTCGAGTCCGAAACCCGGCCCGTCGAGGCGTCGGACGCCGAAGGCCACGCGAAGCAAAACCCCTGGTCGTACGTTCCCGTCCTCTACTTTCTCCAGGGCGTTCCCGTGATGATCATCCAGGGGATGGCGGGTGCGATGTACACGAAACTGGGGGTCGGGACGGGCCCGCTCGGACTGTGGACGAGCCTGCTGAAACTTCCGTGGATGCTCAAGCCGCTCTGGGCTCCGTTCGTCGAGGTGACTTCCACGAAACGCCGATGGATCGTCGGCATGCAGCTCCTCATCGCCCTCAGCCTGGTGGCGGTGGCCTTCACCATCACCCAATCGTGGTTCTTTGCCGGAAGCATCGGCGTGTTCTTCGTCACCGCGTTCCTCTCGTCCACGCACGACATCGCGGCCGACGGCTTCTATCTGCTCGCCCTCGACAAGAAGCGCCAGGCGTTCTTCGTCGGCATCCGCTCGGCGGCGTTTCGGTTGGGAACGCTCTTCGCCACCTTCGGCCTCGTCTACATCGCCGGCGATCTGGAGGAGCGGAGCGGCAACATCCCCCACGCCTGGTTCGTGGCGCTGCTCGTCGGCGCCGGCGTGTACGGCGTCTTCGCGATCGTCAACGCCTTGGTCATGCCCCATCCGCCGGCCGACCTGCCGGGCAGCGAACGCGCGAGCGAAGACCGTGTGCCGATCGTCGAAGCGTTTGTCTCCTTCTTCCGGCAGGAGCGCATCGTTGCGATTCTCGGGTTCATCCTGTTCTTCCGCTTCGGCGAGTCCATGATCTCGACGATGGCCGCGCCGTTTCTGCTCAAGCCGGTCGTCGAGGGTGGGATGGGCATCTCGACCAAGGCGCAGGGAGCCATCGGTGGGGCGGTGGGCGTCATCGCCCTCACCATCGGCGGTCTGCTCGGCGGATGGGTCATCTCGAAGTGGGGCATCAAGAAGAGCGTCTGGCCGATGGTGCTCTCGCTGAACCTGCCGAACCTCGCCTACATCTGGTTGGCGTCCGTCCGGCCGCCCAGCCACATCGATGCGACCTTGGCCAGCGCGCCGGACAATCTCGCGCTGTTCTCGGGCGCCTGGTTCTCGTATGTCGGAACCGTCTTCTCGTCGGCGTTCACCGATCCCATCGGACTGGTGATCGCCGTGGACCAGTTCGGGTACGGCTTTGGTTTGTCGGCCTATCTCGTGTACCTCATGTTCGTCTCGCAGGGGTCGCGGTACCCCACGTCCAACTATGCGGTGGCCACAGGGCTCATGGCGTTGGGAGCCTTGCTGGCGGGCTCGATCAGCGGGTACCTGCAGGAGGCGATGGCGATCGCGCACCCCGGCGATGGGTTCCTCTGGTTCTTCATCGCGGTGATGTTCTTCACCGTTCCCGGGATGCTGGTGCTGTTCTTCATCCCGATGGACCGGCAGGACATCAAGGAGGCGCAGATCGACATTGATTGA
- the ubiA gene encoding putative 4-hydroxybenzoate polyprenyltransferase, producing the protein MIKIEHSVFALPFALIGMLWASGWPGGRVFGLIVLAMVACRSAAMAFNRIADRDVDARNPRTAMRALPAGLLQLRTANLYFYASCALFFLAAALLNPLALALSPIALGVTLFYSVTKRFTPLCHFVLGLSLGIAPAAAWVASTGSLSWQIVPLVAAVMLWTAGFDILYALQDVEFDRANGLRSLPETLGRARALAVSRACHVLAVGFLAGAGWAIGAGPFYYVGAAVAGSLLAYEQSLVSPDDLSKINLAFFTLNGFVSIGLFVFVLLDAWA; encoded by the coding sequence ATGATCAAGATCGAACACTCGGTGTTCGCCCTTCCCTTCGCCCTGATCGGCATGCTGTGGGCCTCGGGGTGGCCGGGGGGGCGCGTGTTCGGCCTGATCGTGCTGGCGATGGTCGCTTGCCGAAGCGCGGCCATGGCCTTCAACCGGATCGCGGATCGCGACGTGGATGCGCGCAATCCGCGAACGGCGATGCGGGCGTTGCCGGCAGGTTTGCTCCAACTCCGCACCGCGAACCTCTACTTCTACGCGAGTTGCGCGCTCTTCTTCCTGGCCGCGGCCCTGCTCAACCCGCTCGCGCTCGCGCTCAGCCCCATCGCCTTGGGCGTCACCCTGTTCTACAGCGTCACCAAGCGGTTCACCCCGCTGTGCCACTTCGTGCTCGGGCTGAGCCTCGGCATCGCTCCCGCGGCGGCGTGGGTCGCCTCGACCGGGTCCCTTTCGTGGCAGATCGTCCCCTTGGTCGCCGCCGTCATGCTCTGGACCGCCGGGTTCGACATCCTCTACGCGCTGCAGGATGTGGAGTTCGACCGGGCGAACGGTCTCCGCTCGCTGCCCGAGACCCTGGGCCGGGCGCGAGCCCTGGCCGTCAGCCGGGCGTGCCACGTGCTGGCGGTGGGGTTTCTCGCAGGCGCGGGGTGGGCCATCGGCGCGGGCCCCTTCTACTACGTGGGAGCGGCCGTGGCCGGATCGCTTCTCGCCTACGAACAGAGTCTGGTCTCGCCCGACGATTTGAGCAAGATCAACCTGGCGTTCTTCACGTTGAACGGGTTCGTCTCCATCGGGCTCTTCGTCTTCGTGCTCCTCGATGCCTGGGCCTAG
- a CDS encoding amidohydrolase, producing MRRWLTGFRWGFDGELQSMLIDEGRVLHRGPVGPAPDDASVEDLGGAWVLPAFNDAHCHILPTGLDLQKLYLGGLRTHEEVLDAVRDRLPGVEEGDWLLAVHYDQTRYPGVEHLHRDQLDALSTTVPILLRHSNGHASVANSAALAAAGVDETTSDPPGGSYVRDAAGRLTGVLLERAHEHVSHAKPMPNLEEMVEAILEAARAMRAYGITCAADMMTGQWDLDRELEAFRLASERDCPIRLRLYLQWSTVFGPRAMSRERLQEHVDSMRPERCKVAGIKIFADGAIGSATAGIYGRFLTSTPEGEIDGQMIYKPERLRSMVAKAHEAGYSVSVHSIGDRSTDQVMDAFEAVDEPSRHRLEHAMLLSDAQIERLAEIGCHVAMQPEFLHQLGHAYQRQLGPERASKIKRMRSALDAGIRLSINSDRPIVAGDPWIGVRTAVHRPPGFDPAENLSAVEALNAATAGGADACDDGEEFGQLEPGQWADFQVLATDPTELTPMGEGASPRLLTSERA from the coding sequence ATGCGTAGATGGCTGACCGGGTTTCGGTGGGGTTTCGATGGCGAACTCCAGTCGATGCTGATCGACGAAGGTCGCGTCCTGCATCGAGGTCCTGTGGGACCCGCTCCCGACGATGCCTCGGTGGAGGACCTTGGGGGCGCCTGGGTCCTTCCGGCGTTCAACGACGCGCACTGCCACATCCTCCCCACCGGCCTCGATCTGCAAAAGCTCTATCTGGGCGGATTGAGAACCCACGAAGAGGTGCTCGATGCTGTGCGCGACCGGTTGCCCGGCGTCGAGGAAGGGGACTGGCTGCTCGCCGTCCACTACGACCAAACGCGATACCCGGGGGTCGAGCATCTCCACCGCGACCAACTCGACGCCCTCTCGACCACCGTTCCCATTCTGCTGCGCCACTCGAACGGCCACGCAAGCGTCGCCAACAGCGCGGCGCTCGCCGCCGCGGGCGTGGACGAGACCACGTCCGACCCGCCGGGAGGTTCGTACGTTCGGGATGCCGCCGGACGGCTGACCGGTGTTCTTTTGGAGCGCGCCCACGAGCACGTGTCGCACGCCAAGCCGATGCCCAATCTCGAAGAGATGGTGGAGGCGATCCTGGAAGCCGCGCGCGCGATGCGCGCCTACGGCATCACGTGCGCCGCGGACATGATGACCGGCCAGTGGGACCTGGATCGCGAACTCGAGGCCTTCCGGCTGGCCAGCGAGCGAGACTGCCCCATCCGTCTGCGCCTTTACCTCCAGTGGTCCACGGTGTTCGGGCCCCGCGCGATGTCTCGGGAGCGTTTGCAGGAGCATGTCGATTCGATGCGGCCCGAGCGTTGCAAGGTCGCAGGGATCAAGATCTTCGCCGACGGAGCGATCGGCTCGGCCACCGCCGGCATCTACGGTCGGTTCTTGACCAGCACCCCGGAAGGCGAGATCGACGGCCAGATGATCTACAAACCCGAGCGGCTTCGCTCGATGGTGGCGAAGGCGCACGAGGCGGGCTACTCCGTGAGCGTGCACTCGATCGGGGACCGTTCCACCGACCAGGTGATGGACGCTTTCGAGGCGGTCGACGAGCCCTCGCGCCATCGTCTGGAGCATGCGATGCTCCTGTCCGATGCGCAGATCGAGCGGCTTGCGGAGATCGGGTGCCACGTGGCGATGCAGCCCGAGTTCCTCCATCAGCTCGGACACGCCTATCAGCGCCAGCTCGGTCCTGAGCGAGCATCCAAGATCAAGCGCATGCGGAGCGCACTCGACGCGGGCATTCGGTTGAGCATCAACTCCGACCGTCCCATCGTTGCCGGCGACCCCTGGATCGGTGTGCGTACCGCGGTTCACCGCCCGCCTGGGTTCGATCCCGCGGAGAACCTCTCCGCGGTGGAAGCCCTCAACGCCGCGACCGCGGGCGGGGCCGACGCGTGCGACGACGGCGAGGAGTTTGGCCAGCTCGAACCTGGCCAGTGGGCGGACTTCCAAGTTCTGGCCACGGACCCCACGGAGCTGACCCCGATGGGTGAGGGGGCGTCCCCCAGGCTCCTCACAAGCGAACGAGCCTAA
- a CDS encoding flagellar brake protein: MNDSLQILGTLALAFSASFGAAYAWTAVRRKPAMAPQINTVVRFRSGAAVYRSVFLGETKGGWLLSAPLQRDHHVPVRVGEELRCEIVTAQGIRHFRSEVLERSSEPWRLLIRRPGKIELRERRDTPRRKDLSGLRADIDGERAVLVDLSELGAKVASAHAPVKGERLRVDLPWLIQPQFAYVLDVTAPSSTEQKGVEVRLRFEEPLPSQPATRSGS; encoded by the coding sequence GTGAACGACAGCCTTCAGATCCTCGGAACCTTGGCCCTGGCGTTTTCCGCCTCATTCGGTGCCGCCTATGCGTGGACCGCAGTTCGCCGCAAGCCGGCCATGGCGCCCCAGATCAACACCGTCGTTCGATTCCGCTCGGGCGCCGCGGTGTACCGGTCCGTGTTCCTCGGCGAAACGAAGGGTGGATGGCTTCTGAGCGCACCCCTCCAGCGCGATCACCACGTGCCCGTGCGGGTGGGAGAGGAGCTGAGGTGCGAGATCGTCACCGCGCAAGGCATTCGCCACTTCCGCTCGGAAGTGCTCGAGCGGTCCAGCGAGCCCTGGCGCCTTCTCATCCGTCGCCCCGGCAAAATCGAGCTTCGCGAGCGGCGCGACACCCCGCGCCGAAAAGACCTCTCGGGCCTTCGCGCCGACATCGACGGAGAGCGGGCGGTCCTCGTGGATCTCTCCGAACTTGGCGCCAAGGTCGCCAGCGCCCATGCTCCCGTCAAGGGCGAGCGGCTTCGCGTGGACCTGCCCTGGCTGATCCAGCCCCAGTTCGCCTACGTGCTGGATGTGACCGCGCCGTCGAGCACGGAGCAGAAAGGGGTCGAGGTCCGATTGCGGTTCGAGGAGCCTCTGCCTTCGCAGCCCGCAACTCGCTCCGGCTCCTAA
- a CDS encoding tetratricopeptide repeat protein, translating into MRTAKLLLALVTVSVASSALAVPAFLIVQAQVAGPEGANPNVPIGHFLAQELRDGGRVEPIVWSLEDPIFRTAVEEKLVPEPRGNPPLEVVLQGAAKMHADYVFVVSAWREGEKVRARGLLFRRGSIVWIDPDAKTPGSSNESGRAWAESALAAIAPASKVASEFIVSVSDPENGIRSLARTWAMKLQTEPLRTLPVEPLVGTPQPAQGQMPAGVDTPTPGTVDNKELLATVEGLTKEGRYESAVVAVRDAIDAEPLDVERRRRLIELLLHMGRPELACTEAQAAAQLIPDRPHLWALAAQAALEAGQLETAQDCVNELVARAPQNPDARLLLGEVRLRMLDPDGAVEHLSAAIELSPTNEAYFLRAVASALNGKIDEAAEDLKRSRAFSLDEPIDAGRRYGLVATLLDQFGADACSQLRDLIPIARVRPKDAEVAKVVGQRWTQLQGIVALQAQLEVPESHRRSFERRDLALKLLAQTLSEIRTFLKDGDEGLLGEATINLGETLKNLSLARELAASEGSARGE; encoded by the coding sequence GTGCGCACGGCGAAACTCCTGCTCGCTCTCGTGACGGTTTCCGTTGCCTCATCCGCTCTCGCGGTGCCGGCGTTCCTCATCGTGCAGGCGCAGGTCGCCGGGCCAGAAGGGGCCAACCCCAACGTGCCGATCGGCCACTTCCTCGCCCAGGAGCTGCGCGACGGTGGACGCGTCGAGCCGATCGTGTGGAGCCTCGAGGATCCGATTTTCCGAACGGCCGTCGAGGAGAAGCTCGTTCCCGAACCGCGTGGCAACCCCCCGCTCGAAGTCGTCCTGCAGGGTGCCGCGAAGATGCATGCGGACTACGTGTTCGTGGTGTCGGCTTGGAGAGAGGGCGAGAAGGTCCGGGCGCGGGGCCTGCTCTTTCGCCGCGGCAGCATCGTGTGGATCGATCCGGACGCGAAGACCCCCGGCTCGAGCAACGAGTCCGGTCGCGCGTGGGCCGAGAGCGCCCTTGCGGCCATCGCGCCCGCGTCGAAAGTGGCCAGCGAGTTCATCGTCAGCGTTTCCGATCCCGAGAACGGCATCCGGTCCCTTGCGCGCACGTGGGCGATGAAGCTGCAGACCGAGCCGCTGCGGACCCTTCCCGTCGAGCCGCTCGTCGGCACGCCCCAACCCGCTCAAGGGCAGATGCCCGCCGGTGTGGATACTCCCACCCCGGGCACGGTGGACAACAAGGAGCTTCTGGCGACGGTCGAGGGGCTGACAAAGGAAGGACGTTACGAGTCGGCCGTGGTGGCCGTTCGCGACGCGATCGACGCCGAACCGCTCGACGTCGAGCGCCGCCGCCGCCTCATCGAACTCTTGCTGCACATGGGTCGACCCGAGTTGGCCTGCACCGAAGCCCAAGCGGCCGCGCAACTCATCCCCGATCGGCCGCACCTTTGGGCCCTCGCCGCGCAGGCGGCGCTGGAGGCCGGCCAACTCGAAACCGCCCAGGACTGTGTGAACGAGCTGGTTGCGCGGGCCCCCCAGAATCCCGACGCGCGATTGCTTTTGGGAGAGGTTCGGCTTCGGATGCTCGACCCGGACGGAGCGGTCGAACACCTCTCCGCTGCGATCGAACTCTCCCCCACCAACGAGGCGTACTTCCTGCGGGCCGTCGCCTCCGCACTCAACGGCAAGATCGACGAGGCGGCGGAGGATCTGAAACGCTCGCGCGCCTTCAGCCTGGACGAGCCGATCGACGCCGGGAGGCGCTATGGACTGGTGGCGACGTTGCTCGACCAGTTCGGGGCGGACGCCTGCTCCCAATTGCGCGACCTGATTCCCATCGCGCGTGTTCGGCCCAAAGATGCGGAGGTCGCAAAGGTCGTCGGACAGCGATGGACCCAGCTCCAGGGCATCGTGGCCCTCCAAGCCCAGCTCGAGGTTCCGGAATCGCACCGACGGTCGTTCGAACGGCGAGATTTGGCACTGAAATTGCTCGCTCAGACTCTCAGCGAGATCCGAACTTTTCTCAAGGACGGGGATGAAGGACTCCTCGGCGAAGCGACCATCAATTTGGGCGAAACGCTGAAGAACCTCTCACTGGCTCGAGAGCTCGCGGCAAGCGAGGGTTCGGCGCGCGGAGAGTAG
- a CDS encoding tetratricopeptide repeat protein — translation MVACNQCNYSNSLDSKFCRQCGKELDATDVATAAAELDALIAQGFHAFNEGRTEEALLIAESATKSNPASASALSLKGMCHEREGQIAEALECYEGVVALNPDSALDKIKITQLRNHLAGRAAAVPKSNRPRAILGAVAAVVLVAAGASIAAVLTGSTPSDDYPQTVAAQPNLKGFEGLPPGALPSQADSPATTEPGVANPAPEGATQAPAGTGNGIATPNLGNVPSTLPSVGPDGFRPVQPQGPIGPVETRPVDTSAQQQQSPPRPTGADDPVDPVLRRDPVTEPPRENPGIIDIRVSTGRPAGVGGSSIDGNGVEALSRTARQQYQLGKYEDAARSYEQLLRRGGDPASTNQRLGQCYERLNKKPEAVAAYTRAVAAFDSQIKAGQGDSAKTGLDACKTALKILQGG, via the coding sequence GTGGTCGCGTGCAATCAGTGCAACTATTCAAACAGCCTGGACAGCAAATTCTGTCGCCAGTGCGGCAAGGAGCTGGATGCGACCGATGTTGCGACGGCGGCCGCCGAACTCGACGCCCTGATCGCCCAAGGGTTCCATGCGTTCAACGAGGGCCGCACCGAGGAGGCCCTGCTCATCGCCGAGTCCGCGACGAAGTCCAATCCCGCGTCCGCGTCCGCGCTCTCCCTGAAGGGCATGTGCCATGAACGGGAAGGGCAGATTGCCGAAGCCCTGGAGTGCTACGAAGGGGTCGTCGCGCTCAATCCCGACTCCGCACTCGACAAGATCAAGATCACCCAGCTCCGAAACCACCTCGCAGGCCGGGCCGCCGCGGTGCCCAAGTCGAACCGCCCGCGGGCGATCCTCGGGGCCGTTGCCGCCGTCGTGCTGGTAGCCGCGGGGGCCTCGATCGCGGCCGTGCTGACCGGGAGCACCCCGAGCGACGACTATCCGCAGACGGTCGCGGCCCAACCCAACCTCAAAGGCTTCGAAGGGCTCCCGCCCGGAGCGTTGCCGTCCCAGGCGGACAGCCCGGCGACCACGGAGCCGGGCGTCGCCAACCCCGCCCCGGAGGGCGCGACGCAGGCGCCCGCCGGAACCGGCAACGGGATCGCCACGCCCAACTTGGGAAATGTCCCTTCAACGCTTCCGAGTGTCGGTCCCGACGGCTTCCGGCCCGTGCAGCCCCAAGGCCCGATCGGTCCCGTGGAAACGCGCCCGGTCGACACCTCGGCCCAGCAACAGCAAAGCCCGCCCCGCCCCACCGGGGCCGATGATCCGGTCGATCCGGTCCTGCGGCGTGACCCTGTGACCGAGCCTCCCCGAGAGAACCCGGGGATCATCGATATCCGAGTCAGCACCGGCCGGCCGGCCGGCGTCGGCGGGTCGTCCATCGACGGCAACGGCGTTGAGGCCCTGAGCCGAACGGCACGCCAGCAGTACCAGCTCGGCAAGTACGAGGACGCCGCGCGCTCCTACGAGCAGCTCCTTCGCCGGGGAGGAGACCCCGCCTCGACCAACCAGCGCCTTGGGCAGTGCTACGAGCGGCTCAACAAGAAGCCGGAGGCCGTGGCCGCCTACACCCGCGCCGTCGCCGCCTTCGATTCGCAGATCAAGGCCGGTCAGGGCGATTCGGCGAAGACGGGTCTCGACGCGTGCAAGACCGCGCTGAAGATCCTCCAGGGCGGCTAA